The following coding sequences lie in one Hoplias malabaricus isolate fHopMal1 chromosome 14, fHopMal1.hap1, whole genome shotgun sequence genomic window:
- the LOC136665570 gene encoding rano class II histocompatibility antigen, A beta chain-like gives MMFKVLQLSVFFSVLPAAVEGHYVFYSVGCRTLGSLENIEVLLELIYNKNTFLKYNSTENRFTANSAYGEKWARDLNNKSDWLRSEADKIISDCREYAQSFSVVDKTVQPEVKVKSLRSVKGEGLLMLMCSAYGFYPSGITLTWLQDGQEVTQDVVSTQEMADGDWLYQVHSQLDIALKPGQSITCRVEHPSFPRPALFNWTQGHQSLSESDRDKVAVGTAVLLLGGLLTFTGLIYYKRKQIGQRFTPVSSHPVVSYNIEGQD, from the exons ATGATGTTTAAGGTTCTTCAGCTGAGTGTGTTCTTCTCGGTACTACCAGCAGCAG TTGAAGGCCACTATGTCTTTTATTCTGTGGGGTGCCGGACTCTCGGTTCTCTGGAGAACATTGAAGTTCTTTTAGAGCTGATTTACAACAAAAACACGTTCCTGAAATACAACAGCACAGAGAACAGGTTCACGGCCAACAGCGCGTACGGAGAAAAATGGGCCAGAGATCTGAACAATAAGAGCGACTGGCTCCGATCAGAGGCGGATAAAATCATCTCTGACTGCAGAGAGTACGCACAATCCTTCTCAGTTGTGGACAAAACAG TTCAGCCGGAGGTGAAGGTGAAGTCTCTGAGGTCAGTGAAAGGCGAGGGTCTGTTGATGTTGATGTGCAGTGCGTACGGATTTTACCCATCAGGCATCACTCTCACCTGGCTCCAGGATGGACAGGAAGTGACTCAGGATGTGGTGTCCACGCAGGAAATGGCCGACGGAGACTGGCTTTACCAGGTCCACTCCCAGCTGGACATTGCCCTCAAACCAGGACAAAGCATCACCTGCAGAGTGGAGCATCCCAGCTTCCCCCGGCCTGCGCTGTTCAACTGGACACAGGGCCACC AGAGCCTGTCGGAGTCAGACAGAGACAAAGTGGCGGTGGGAACCGCGGTGCTGCTGCTGGGGGGTCTCCTGACCTTCACCGGACTCATCTACTACAAACGAAAACAAATCGGTCAGAGGTTCACTCCGGTCAGCTCTCACCCTGTGGTCAGTTATAACATCGAGGGTCAG GACTAA